The stretch of DNA GATCGCCGCAAAAAAGAATATTCATTAAAAGAACTCCTTAATTTATTTTGTGATAAGTGCAATAGTTGTAATTGCTTGTAGCTGCGCGTTTATTCATAGCAGTTACGATTTGGTCATGTAATTTTTCCTGCGCCTGTTTTTTGTGCAGATGAGTATCTGGGTAAAAGGGCCCGTCGAGGTAGACAATCACGTGTGGCTTATGGCCAAATTTAGGTTTGTGATAGGTTGTCGTCATGGCATAGCTTGCAGCATTTAATGTTACAGGAAAGTGCATACTAGTAGCTGGAAAAGGACGAATCTTAGTGTAATACGGCCAAACATGGGCTTCAGGATAAATGACGACGACTTTTTTAGCTGTAATTACTTGCTTAACAGCCGTAATTAACTGCCTAAAAAGGTTACGTTCGTGGCTAACAGGTAGACCAAAGTAAGGTAAAACTAATTTGCCTAAGATAGGGATGCCCCAATTAGCTGGTGCAGCAAGGGCATAATAATCTTGGGCAGGGAGAATGCTTAGCGGCATGACAACATCGCCAAATGTCTGCGTATGGTTGCCATAAATAAAGAAGCCCTGTTTTTTATTGGCAGTTAGCTTTTCGCGACCGACAAAGTGAACTTTCAGAATGAATTTAGTGTAAATGTGACTGATTAGCCACGCAAGAGGCCGTAGAACTTTGGCCCAGATTTTTTTAAGCCTAGTTGTCGGAAAAATGGCATAGTTGCTAGGTAACTGATAATTCTGCTGCTTGCTGGCAACAATATCATCAGTCGTTTGCTGATAATAATATTTGCGATTAACCATAAACGCCTTCCTTCAAAAATGTCATTAAGTAATTTTATCATGAATTGCGCAAGATTAAAAAGTGGGTCGGAATTAAGACCGAAATCGAAATAACTTTGAGTGAGAATA from Lactobacillus sp. ESL0785 encodes:
- a CDS encoding 1-acyl-sn-glycerol-3-phosphate acyltransferase, with product MVNRKYYYQQTTDDIVASKQQNYQLPSNYAIFPTTRLKKIWAKVLRPLAWLISHIYTKFILKVHFVGREKLTANKKQGFFIYGNHTQTFGDVVMPLSILPAQDYYALAAPANWGIPILGKLVLPYFGLPVSHERNLFRQLITAVKQVITAKKVVVIYPEAHVWPYYTKIRPFPATSMHFPVTLNAASYAMTTTYHKPKFGHKPHVIVYLDGPFYPDTHLHKKQAQEKLHDQIVTAMNKRAATSNYNYCTYHKIN